A genomic window from Chlorobium phaeobacteroides DSM 266 includes:
- the uvrA gene encoding excinuclease ABC subunit UvrA: MEFNHITIKGARVHNLKNISLDIPRNRFVVITGISGSGKSSLAFDTIYAEGQRRFMETLSPYARQYIGNIERPDVDFIEGLSPVISIDQKSTSRSPRSTVGTVTEIHDFIRLLYAKAGRRYDPVTGQMLQKQSEESICEAILSLPEGTKVQIISPLVTGRKGHYRELFEKLLQKGFLRVRIDGEYREMHKNMQLERYKSHAVALVIDRLLINPESADRLKKAVNLAIGMSEHKSSVICDPVESDCKEMVFSTRYAYSDGSVPLDTLAPNNFSFNSPYGACPSCSGLGTIMQLSADLMIPNPSLSLKEGAIEPFGKAGKRNLWQVIKAIGKVYGFSVDTPISKIPKKALDILLYGSGSETFDISYSYAGRENSYPQLFEGALPYVEEIRLKTNSMKLREWAESFMIHQPCPECNGARLRKESLLVKLNDLNIAEVEALPIPEALDFFITLLPTLTAKELLVATPVVHEITKRLEFLLNIGLSYLSLGRSSQTLSGGEAQRIRLASQLGSQLSGVLYVLDEPSIGLHQRDNHKLIESLIRLRNLGNTVLVVEHDKDTMLMADQVIDIGPGAGEYGGEIVAQGRAEELGKHSLTAAYLQGKKEVYFPPETKKSPDQAKFLVIRGCRGNNLKNIDIRFPLSSLISITGVSGSGKSTLINETLYPALARHFYRSKLLTYPYDSIEGIELIDKVVNVDQSPIGRTPRSNPATYTGVFTFIRDFYTRLPEAQIRGYKAGRFSFNVKGGRCEVCQGAGTRKIEMNFLPDVYVQCEHCKGERYNRETLQVKYRGKSIADVLDMPVEEASVFFTDFPRIKRILATMESVGLGYLKLGQPSPMLSGGEAQRIKLSAELAKIQTGQTLYILDEPTTGLHFQDIQHLLEVLRKLVDKGNTVIIIEHNLDIIKNSDWVIDLGPEGGSGGGQFIGEGTPREIAQLEHSHTGRYLAVELEAKHSPELPEQGIQNPISE; this comes from the coding sequence ATGGAATTCAATCATATTACCATCAAGGGAGCAAGAGTTCACAATCTCAAGAATATCTCTCTCGATATTCCACGAAACCGGTTCGTTGTCATTACCGGTATTTCGGGATCAGGCAAATCAAGCCTCGCCTTCGATACTATTTACGCCGAAGGCCAGCGTCGTTTTATGGAAACCCTCTCTCCCTATGCGAGACAGTATATCGGCAATATCGAACGACCTGACGTCGATTTCATCGAAGGGCTTTCGCCGGTTATTTCCATTGACCAGAAAAGCACAAGCCGATCCCCGCGATCTACGGTAGGCACCGTAACGGAAATACACGATTTCATCCGTCTTCTCTATGCCAAAGCCGGAAGAAGATATGACCCCGTAACAGGACAGATGCTTCAAAAACAAAGTGAAGAGAGCATTTGCGAAGCCATTCTCTCTCTTCCTGAAGGCACAAAGGTGCAGATCATCTCCCCCCTTGTTACAGGCAGAAAGGGACACTATCGCGAACTGTTTGAAAAACTGCTCCAAAAAGGGTTTCTCAGGGTTCGTATTGACGGCGAATATCGGGAAATGCACAAAAACATGCAGCTCGAACGTTATAAAAGTCATGCTGTCGCTCTTGTTATCGACAGACTCCTTATCAACCCGGAATCTGCCGATCGCCTGAAAAAAGCCGTCAACCTTGCTATAGGCATGTCAGAGCATAAATCCTCCGTGATTTGCGATCCAGTGGAAAGCGACTGCAAAGAGATGGTCTTCAGCACCAGATACGCATATTCAGATGGATCTGTCCCTCTCGATACCCTTGCTCCAAACAACTTCAGCTTCAACTCCCCCTACGGCGCCTGTCCTTCTTGCAGCGGCCTTGGCACGATCATGCAATTGTCTGCCGACCTCATGATCCCCAATCCTTCGCTGTCGCTCAAAGAGGGAGCCATAGAACCATTCGGCAAGGCAGGAAAACGCAACCTCTGGCAGGTCATTAAAGCAATCGGCAAGGTTTATGGGTTCAGTGTTGATACGCCCATATCCAAAATCCCGAAAAAAGCTCTCGACATTCTGCTCTATGGGTCCGGCAGCGAAACCTTTGATATTTCCTATTCATATGCGGGCAGGGAAAACAGCTACCCGCAACTGTTTGAAGGCGCACTCCCCTATGTTGAAGAGATCCGCCTGAAAACCAACTCCATGAAACTCCGTGAATGGGCTGAAAGCTTCATGATCCATCAACCCTGTCCCGAGTGTAATGGCGCAAGACTTCGAAAAGAAAGTCTCCTGGTTAAACTGAACGATCTCAATATTGCTGAAGTTGAGGCGCTGCCGATACCAGAGGCACTTGACTTTTTTATAACCCTTCTTCCGACGCTTACAGCAAAAGAACTGCTTGTTGCCACACCAGTTGTGCATGAAATCACCAAACGTCTGGAATTTCTTCTCAATATCGGACTATCCTATCTCTCTCTGGGCAGAAGCTCGCAAACGCTTTCAGGAGGAGAGGCCCAGCGCATTCGCCTCGCATCACAACTCGGATCACAGCTCAGCGGTGTACTCTATGTGCTCGATGAACCAAGCATAGGGCTGCATCAACGCGACAATCACAAGCTGATCGAATCGCTCATTCGGCTTCGAAATCTCGGCAATACCGTACTCGTTGTCGAGCACGACAAGGACACCATGCTCATGGCCGATCAGGTAATCGATATCGGGCCTGGAGCAGGAGAATACGGCGGAGAAATCGTTGCTCAGGGACGAGCTGAAGAACTCGGAAAACACTCTCTGACCGCCGCTTATCTTCAGGGAAAAAAAGAGGTTTACTTTCCTCCTGAAACAAAAAAAAGTCCTGATCAGGCTAAATTTCTCGTGATTCGGGGATGTCGGGGAAACAATCTGAAAAACATCGATATCCGCTTTCCTCTCTCGTCACTGATCAGTATTACCGGAGTCAGCGGATCCGGCAAATCAACCCTTATCAATGAAACGCTTTACCCTGCGCTCGCCCGCCATTTTTACCGGTCAAAGCTTCTGACCTATCCCTATGACAGCATAGAGGGCATTGAACTGATCGACAAGGTCGTCAATGTCGATCAATCCCCCATAGGAAGGACGCCGCGCTCAAACCCGGCAACATACACCGGCGTTTTCACCTTTATACGCGACTTCTATACCCGACTTCCGGAAGCGCAAATCAGGGGATACAAGGCTGGACGATTCAGTTTCAACGTCAAAGGCGGACGATGCGAAGTATGCCAGGGGGCAGGAACAAGAAAAATAGAGATGAATTTTCTTCCCGACGTCTATGTTCAATGCGAACACTGCAAAGGCGAACGCTATAACCGGGAAACTCTCCAGGTAAAATACCGGGGAAAATCCATTGCCGATGTTCTTGACATGCCTGTCGAAGAGGCTTCTGTTTTTTTTACCGATTTCCCTCGCATCAAACGCATTCTTGCCACCATGGAAAGTGTCGGACTCGGTTATCTTAAACTCGGTCAGCCCTCGCCCATGCTCTCGGGAGGCGAAGCACAACGCATCAAACTTTCGGCAGAACTCGCAAAAATCCAGACCGGCCAGACACTCTACATTCTCGACGAACCAACAACAGGACTCCACTTCCAGGACATTCAGCATCTTCTCGAAGTACTCCGCAAGCTTGTCGATAAGGGAAATACCGTTATCATCATAGAACACAACCTCGACATCATCAAGAACAGCGACTGGGTCATCGACCTCGGCCCTGAAGGAGGTTCCGGCGGCGGACAGTTTATCGGCGAAGGGACCCCCCGGGAGATCGCTCAGCTTGAACACTCCCATACCGGAAGATACCTTGCTGTCGAACTGGAGGCAAAACACTCACCCGAGCTACCCGAACAAGGGATTCAAAACCCGATTTCCGAATGA
- the ppdK gene encoding pyruvate, phosphate dikinase: MPTSERPKEKSDSKQYLYSFSGGIAEGDASMKNLLGGKGANLAEMANIGLPVPPGFTISTEVCTHYYDHQRTYPENLFEKGIPEALCKIEDALGKKFGDPENPLLVSVRSGARASMPGMMDTILNLGLNEKTVDGLARKSGNPRFAWDCYRRFVQMYGDVVLDLKPTDKKQIDPFEEILEAKKHERQIQLDTEFTVEDLQDIVSEYKAAILKKTGRTFPEDPHEQLMGAIGAVFNSWNNERAIVYRKLNHIPGYWGTACNVQAMVFGNMGEDCGTGVAFTRDAATGDNIFYGEFLMNAQGEDVVAGTRTPLKIEQLKAENPGIYDQLEEIRSILEKHYRDMMDIEFTIENNKLFMLQCRVGKRTGFAAVKIAVEMFNEGLIDEKEALMRIEPEQLNQLLRPVFNMKEKQAAIAEGRLLATGLNAGPGAATGKIYFNAVDAHDASKRGEPVILVRIETSPEDIKGMAVSEGILTERGGMTSHAALVARQMGKVCVAGCGALSIDYQKGEMRVNGKDIVLCEGDYLSIDGSTGEVIAGKVATKNSEIIEVLIDKTLLPEEAATWNIYKQLMEWADKYRKLSIRTNADQPDQAETAIMFGAEGIGLCRTEHMFFGGERIDAMREMILADDVEGRKKALEKLLPYQREDFYGLFKAMGSRPVTIRLLDPPLHEFLPHTDSEIEILAGKMNKSFAQVKERISDLHEFNPMLGLRGCRLGILHPEITVMQVRAIIEAACKLKQEGAEVVPEIMVPLVCTVKELEITSEIIHKTARSVFAEQGIGVSYLVGTMIEVPRAAITSDQIATAADFFSYGTNDLTQMGLGMSRDDSGQFLPAYQQQDIFSRNPFESIDKDGVGKLMSISAKDGRSVKPDLKLGICGEHGGDPATVEFCHQTGLNYVSCSPFRVPIARLAAARAALKN, encoded by the coding sequence AGAGAACCTATCCTGAAAATCTTTTCGAAAAAGGGATTCCTGAGGCTCTGTGTAAAATAGAAGATGCGCTCGGCAAAAAGTTCGGTGACCCTGAAAACCCGCTTCTTGTATCGGTTCGATCCGGTGCACGTGCGTCAATGCCTGGCATGATGGATACTATTCTCAATCTTGGGCTGAATGAAAAAACCGTTGACGGTCTTGCCAGAAAATCGGGAAACCCTCGTTTTGCCTGGGACTGCTATCGCCGCTTTGTGCAAATGTACGGCGATGTCGTGCTCGATCTGAAACCGACAGACAAAAAGCAGATTGATCCTTTTGAAGAGATTCTCGAAGCAAAAAAACATGAACGTCAAATACAGCTTGATACAGAATTTACCGTTGAAGACCTGCAGGATATTGTTTCTGAATATAAAGCCGCGATTCTGAAAAAAACCGGCAGAACATTCCCTGAAGATCCTCATGAACAGCTCATGGGAGCTATCGGTGCTGTTTTCAACAGTTGGAACAACGAACGGGCAATTGTCTACCGCAAACTGAACCACATTCCGGGATACTGGGGTACGGCCTGCAACGTTCAGGCCATGGTGTTCGGAAACATGGGCGAGGACTGCGGCACGGGAGTTGCCTTTACCCGCGATGCAGCTACAGGCGACAACATCTTCTATGGGGAGTTCCTCATGAATGCGCAGGGAGAAGATGTCGTAGCAGGAACGAGAACCCCGCTTAAAATCGAACAGCTCAAGGCAGAAAATCCAGGCATCTACGATCAGCTCGAAGAGATTCGATCCATCCTCGAAAAGCACTACCGCGACATGATGGATATCGAGTTCACCATAGAGAACAACAAGCTCTTCATGCTCCAATGCAGGGTCGGAAAAAGAACCGGTTTTGCTGCGGTGAAAATTGCTGTCGAAATGTTCAATGAAGGCCTGATTGACGAAAAAGAGGCCCTTATGCGTATCGAACCAGAGCAACTCAACCAACTGCTCAGGCCGGTATTCAACATGAAGGAAAAACAGGCCGCCATAGCAGAAGGCAGACTTCTTGCAACCGGCCTTAATGCCGGACCTGGAGCTGCAACAGGAAAAATTTATTTCAATGCGGTTGATGCCCACGATGCAAGCAAACGAGGCGAACCGGTTATTCTTGTCAGAATCGAAACCTCTCCGGAAGACATCAAAGGCATGGCGGTTTCAGAGGGCATACTCACCGAAAGAGGAGGTATGACCTCACATGCGGCACTGGTTGCCCGACAAATGGGAAAAGTCTGTGTCGCCGGTTGCGGTGCGCTCTCCATTGATTACCAGAAAGGTGAAATGCGGGTAAACGGCAAGGATATCGTGCTTTGCGAAGGCGATTATCTTTCCATTGACGGCAGTACCGGTGAAGTGATTGCCGGAAAAGTCGCCACGAAAAACTCCGAGATCATCGAGGTCTTAATCGATAAAACCCTGCTTCCTGAAGAGGCTGCGACATGGAATATCTATAAACAGCTCATGGAGTGGGCCGACAAGTATCGTAAACTCAGCATCCGGACAAATGCCGATCAGCCGGATCAGGCCGAAACAGCAATCATGTTCGGCGCAGAGGGTATCGGTCTCTGCCGTACCGAACACATGTTCTTCGGGGGAGAGCGCATTGACGCCATGCGGGAGATGATTCTTGCCGACGATGTTGAAGGAAGAAAAAAAGCGCTCGAAAAACTGCTTCCCTACCAGCGCGAAGACTTTTATGGCCTTTTCAAGGCCATGGGCTCGCGTCCGGTCACCATCAGGCTTCTTGATCCTCCGCTGCATGAGTTCCTGCCGCATACCGACAGCGAAATCGAAATCCTTGCAGGAAAAATGAATAAATCGTTTGCGCAGGTAAAAGAGCGAATTAGCGATCTGCATGAGTTCAACCCGATGCTTGGACTTCGCGGCTGCCGCCTTGGCATCCTTCATCCGGAAATCACCGTCATGCAGGTTCGGGCAATCATCGAAGCAGCATGCAAGTTGAAGCAGGAAGGCGCAGAGGTGGTCCCTGAAATCATGGTACCGCTTGTGTGTACGGTAAAAGAGCTTGAAATTACGAGCGAAATCATTCACAAAACCGCAAGAAGCGTTTTTGCAGAACAAGGCATCGGCGTCAGCTACCTTGTCGGAACCATGATCGAGGTACCCCGTGCCGCAATCACCTCTGACCAGATCGCTACAGCAGCAGACTTCTTCAGCTACGGCACCAACGACCTGACGCAGATGGGACTTGGCATGAGCCGTGACGACTCAGGTCAGTTTCTTCCTGCCTATCAGCAACAGGACATCTTTTCCCGCAATCCGTTTGAGTCCATCGATAAAGATGGAGTAGGAAAACTCATGAGCATTTCCGCCAAAGATGGCCGATCAGTCAAACCAGACCTTAAACTCGGCATATGCGGCGAACACGGCGGCGATCCGGCAACCGTCGAATTCTGTCATCAGACAGGTTTGAACTATGTGTCATGCAGCCCGTTCAGAGTGCCGATTGCAAGGCTTGCCGCTGCAAGAGCCGCACTGAAAAACTGA